Proteins co-encoded in one Oncorhynchus kisutch isolate 150728-3 linkage group LG1, Okis_V2, whole genome shotgun sequence genomic window:
- the LOC109889080 gene encoding junction plakoglobin, which translates to MEMQMGNEGRGKVKEWQETYYAGDSGIQSGATTVRTDDDGTEYSTKQYSTVTTTIVSENPAEVESQYALTRAQRVRAAMFPETVMEGTTILSTQTDPSQMTNVQRLAEPSQLLKTAIVHLINYQDDAELATRAIPELTKLLNDEDQVVVNKASLIVNQLTRKEASRRALMASPQMVAAVVRAMQNTGDMETARATASILHNLSHQREGLLSIFKCGGIPALVRMLSSPMESVLFYAITTLHNLLLHQEGAKMAVRLADGLQRMVPLLKKSNPKFLAITTDCLQLLSYGNQESKLIILANSGPEGLVHIMRNYSYEKLLWTTSRVLKVLSVCPSNKPAIVDAGGMQALGMHLTGSSQRLMQNCLWTLRNLSDAATKQEGLDSLLQTLVGLLSSDDVNMLTCSTGILSNLTCNNARNKAMVTQSNGIEALIHAVLRAGEKEDVAEPAVCALRHLTSRHSDAEVAQNAVRMHYGIPAIVKLLNQPYYWPVIKAVVGLIRNLALCPDNQTPLRDAGAIPRLVNLLLKAHQDAQKHGSTAQQTYQDGVRMEEIVEGCTGALHIMARDTINRGEIASMQTIPLFVQLLYSPVENVKRVSAGALCELALDKQSAEMIDAEGASAPLMELLHSNNEGIATYAAAVLFRISEDKSSDYKKRVSVELTHSLFKHDPAAWEMAHNAVPMESGYAADELDAGYHQYGDYPGDMPMDGEMGMSDVEYQSGGGGMTYDMRQPGYAERY; encoded by the exons ATGGAAATGCAGA TGGGCAATGAGGGGAGGGGGAAGGTGAAAGAGTGGCAGGAGACCTACTACGCCGGGGACTCTGGGATCCAGTCAGGAGCCACCACAGTGAGAACCGATGACGACGGGACCGAGTACAGCACCAAGCAGTACAGCACCGTCACCACCACCATCGTCTCAGAGAACCCTGCTG aagtggagtcTCAGTATGCCCTGACCCGGGCCCAGCGTGTCCGAGCGGCCATGTTCCCAGAGACGGTGATGGAGGGCACGACCATCCTGTCCACCCAGACTGACCCGTCCCAGATGACCAACGTACAGCGGCTGGCCGAGCCCTCACAGCTCCTCAAGACGGCCATCGTCCACCTCATCAACTACCAGGACGACGCCGAGCTGGCCACTCGCGCCATCCCCGAGCTCACCAAGCTGCTCAACGATGAGGACCAG GTGGTGGTTAACAAAGCCTCCCTGATCGTCAACCAGCTGACCCGTAAGGAGGCGTCTCGCCGGGCGCTGATGGCGTCCCCCCAGATGGTGGCGGCGGTGGTGCGGGCCATGCAGAACACCGGGGACATGGAGACAGCCCGGGCTACAGCCAGCATCCTCCACAACCTGTCCCACCAGAGAGAGGGCCTGCTCTCCATCTTCAAGTGTGGGGGCATCCCTGCCCTGGTCCGCATGCTCAG ttCTCCCATGGAGTCTGTGCTGTTCTATGCCATCACCACCCTCCACAACCTGCTACTGCACCAGGAGGGAGCCAAGATGGCGGTGCGCCTGGCCGACGGCCTGCAGCGAATGGTGCCTCTGCTGAAGAAGAGCAACCCCAAGTTCCTGGCCATCACCACCGACTGCCTGCAGCTGCTGTCCTACGGCAACCAGGAGAGcaag CTGATCATCCTGGCTAACAGTGGTCCGGAGGGCCTGGTCCACATCATGAGGAACTACAGCTATGAGAAGCTCCTGTGGACCACCAGCCGTGTGCTCAAAGTGCTCTCTGTCTGCCCCAGCAACAAACCTGCCATCGTGGATGCTG GTGGGATGCAGGCTCTGGGGATGCACCTGACAGGTTCCAGTCAGCGTCTGATGCAGAACTGTCTGTGGACCCTGAGGAACCTGTCGGACGCTGCCACTAAACAG GAGGGGCTGGACAGTCTTCTTCAGACTCTCGTTGGTCTCCTGAGCTCTGACGACGTCAACATGCTCACCTGCTCCACTGGCATCCTCTCCAACCTCACCTGCAACAACGCTCGCAACAAGGCCATGGTCACCCAGAGCAACGGCATCGAGGCGCTCATCCACGCCGTCCTGAGGGCGGGAGAGAAGGAGGATGTGGCGGAGCCGGCTGTGTGCGCCCTGCGTCACCTGACGTCGCGCCACTCTGACGCCGAGGTGGCCCAGAATGCCGTGCGCATGCATTATGGCATTCCTGCGATTGTCAAGCTgctcaaccagccctactactggCCTGTCATCAAG GCTGTGGTTGGTCTGATCCGTAACCTGGCACTGTGCCCAGACAACCAGACCCCTCTGAGGGACGCTGGGGCCATCCCCCGCCTGGTCAATCTGCTGCTCAAAGCCCACCAGGACGCCCAGAAACACGGCTCCACCGCACAGCAGACATACCAG gatgGCGTGAGGATGGAAGAGATCGTGGAGGGGTGCACAGGGGCCCTGCACATCATGGCCAGAGACACCATCAACAGGGGAGAGATCGCCAGCATGCAGACCATCCCACTCTTTGTACAG CTGCTGTACTCTCCAGTGGAGAACGTGAAGCGCGTGTCAGCGGGGGCTCTGTGTGAGCTGGCCCTGGACAAACAGTCTGCGGAGATGATCGACGCAGAGGGAGCCTCCGCGCCGCTCATGGAGCTGCTGCACTCCAACAACGAGGGCATCG ccaccTACGCTGCCGCCGTTCTCTTCCGCATCTCCGAGGACAAGAGCTCAGACTACAAGAAGCGTGTGTCCGTGGAGCTCACGCACTCCCTGTTCAAGCACGACCCCGCCGCCTGGGAAATG GCCCACAATGCTGTCCCCATGGAGTCCGGCTATGCAGCAGACG agctaGACGCAGGCTACCACCAATATGGAGACTACCCTGGTGACATGCccatggatggagagatggggatgtCCGATGTTGAATACCAAAGCGGTGGCGGTGGCATGACCTACGACATGAGGCAACCGGGATATGCTGAGCGCTACTAG